In Saccopteryx leptura isolate mSacLep1 chromosome 11, mSacLep1_pri_phased_curated, whole genome shotgun sequence, the following proteins share a genomic window:
- the RNF152 gene encoding E3 ubiquitin-protein ligase RNF152, translating to METLSQDSLLECQICFNYYSPRRRPKLLDCKHTCCSVCLQQMRTSQKDVRCPWCRGITKLPPGFSVSQLPDDPEVLAVIAIPHASEHTPVFIKLPSNGCYMLPLPISKERALLPGDMGCRLLPGSQQKSVTVVTIPPEQQPLQGGAPQEAAEEEQDRRGVVKSSTWSGVCTVILVACVLVFLLGIVLHNMSCISKRFTVISCG from the coding sequence ATGGAGACACTCTCCCAAGATTCTCTGCTGGAATGTCAGATCTGTTTCAATTATTACAGCCCCCGGCGGAGGCCCAAGCTGCTGGACTGCAAACACACCTGCTGCTCGGTGTGCCTGCAGCAGATGAGGACCAGCCAGAAGGACGTGCGGTGCCCCTGGTGCCGTGGCATCACCAAGCTGCCCCCGGGCTTCTCCGTGTCGCAGCTCCCCGACGACCCCGAGGTCCTCGCCGTCATCGCCATCCCGCATGCCTCTGAGCACACCCCAGTCTTCATCAAACTTCCCAGCAACGGGTGCTACATGCTGCCCCTGCCAATCTCCAAGGAGCGGGCGCTGCTGCCCGGCGACATGGGCTGCCGCCTGCTGCCCGGGAGCCAGCAGAAGTCTGTCACCGTGGTGACCATCCCTCCGGAGCAGCAGCCCCTGCAAGGTGGGGCTCCCCAGGAGGCGGCCGAGGAGGAGCAAGACAGGCGGGGTGTCGTGAAGAGCTCCACCTGGTCCGGGGTGTGCACTGTGATCTTGGTGGCCTGTGTCCTGGTGTTCCTCCTGGGCATTGTGCTCCACAATATGTCCTGCATCTCTAAGCGCTTCACTGTGATATCCTGTGGCTGA